A single window of Fischerella sp. PCC 9605 DNA harbors:
- a CDS encoding serine/threonine protein kinase: MLQVEQILQNRYQLQRQLGNNGVRQTWLATDLQASEKDNSQVVVKLLAFGGAVQWDDLKLFEREAQILQHLNHPRIPKYVDYFCIDDRTLWFGLVQEYIPGESLKEKLAHRKRFTEKQVRKIAVEVLNILTVLHELNPAVLHRDIKPSNLIWGEDNRIYLADFGSVQDKAAQEGATFTIVGTYGYAPMEQYGGRATPASDLYALGATLIHLLTGISPADLPQRDLRIQFADRVTLSPSFISWLEKMIEPAQEQRFSTARQALESLKFGLIVNKSARNNLVVLPRREAINNSGCGINNSKEEVPDEILGWNWGAFFMPWFWLWTNQVWIGLLCFFPSVGWVMTILLGANGNEWAWKSRRWRSVEHFKEHQRGWAIAGILIGAPFSLILWAGAIAFITSLFW; encoded by the coding sequence ATGCTGCAAGTAGAACAAATATTACAAAATCGTTACCAACTCCAACGCCAGCTAGGAAACAATGGAGTTCGCCAAACTTGGCTAGCAACAGATTTACAAGCCTCTGAGAAGGACAATTCGCAAGTTGTCGTCAAACTCCTTGCCTTTGGTGGTGCAGTGCAGTGGGACGACCTGAAACTTTTTGAACGGGAAGCACAAATTCTCCAACATCTCAATCATCCTCGCATTCCCAAGTATGTTGATTACTTTTGTATCGATGACCGGACACTTTGGTTTGGCTTAGTGCAAGAATATATCCCTGGCGAGTCCCTCAAGGAAAAACTCGCTCATAGAAAAAGATTTACTGAAAAGCAAGTTCGCAAAATTGCTGTTGAAGTTTTAAATATTCTTACGGTTCTGCATGAATTGAATCCAGCAGTACTGCATCGCGATATCAAGCCGAGTAATTTAATATGGGGAGAAGATAATCGTATTTATTTAGCTGATTTTGGTTCAGTTCAAGATAAAGCTGCACAAGAGGGAGCTACCTTTACCATAGTGGGAACCTATGGTTACGCACCAATGGAACAATATGGAGGTAGAGCAACTCCAGCGTCTGACCTTTATGCATTGGGGGCGACTTTGATTCATTTGTTAACTGGTATTTCTCCAGCTGATTTACCCCAGCGGGATTTGCGAATTCAATTTGCGGATCGAGTAACTCTCAGCCCTAGTTTTATCAGTTGGCTGGAAAAGATGATAGAACCAGCTCAAGAGCAAAGATTTTCAACTGCCCGTCAAGCGCTAGAGTCTCTGAAATTTGGTCTGATTGTTAATAAATCAGCTAGGAATAATTTGGTAGTATTGCCGCGAAGAGAAGCGATTAACAATTCAGGCTGCGGTATCAATAACTCAAAAGAAGAAGTCCCAGATGAAATTCTTGGCTGGAATTGGGGTGCATTTTTTATGCCTTGGTTTTGGTTGTGGACTAATCAAGTCTGGATAGGATTGTTATGTTTTTTCCCATCTGTTGGATGGGTAATGACAATCTTACTTGGTGCCAATGGTAATGAATGGGCTTGGAAAAGCAGACGCTGGCGCAGCGTGGAACACTTCAAAGAGCATCAAAGAGGCTGGGCGATCGCCGGAATTTTAATTGGCGCACCTTTTAGTTTGATTTTATGGGCAGGTGCGATCGCATTTATCACATCTTTATTTTGGTAA